One Cyprinus carpio isolate SPL01 chromosome A16, ASM1834038v1, whole genome shotgun sequence genomic region harbors:
- the LOC109070789 gene encoding nectin-2-like isoform X1 translates to MNMSGLLSALILLIIQGSLAQRVRVEPEVVSYPGQTVTLRCQFPNPGETQLTQVSWIFEPTDAERTNIAVFHPNFGASYPAKSPLSGRVSFVTDPPTLENPSIKIIEVKMTDEGRYICEYATYPSGNEQGVTSLIMLAKPKNLATTVRVNAGKTPVIVARCESSNGRPAATISWSTALNGNVTAPIETENPDNTFSVQSAYMLVPQPSDNGKDISCVVSHRTLTQPETFPMKLVVEYPPQVKIVGYDNNWYRGRTSAYLICQADGNPVPTTVTWRTLSGLMPEKVQVQENRLAVQNVDDTINTTFICEVKNSLGYGRDQISVFVREQPPPASNAGVIAGVILACFLAIALLGVLIYFLVFHNRRQQHGYRGTGKPAGAPYDSFTRLFGSAKSSKNGTGNNGNNNTPIYKGEVGLNEKTANLGMHPGGVALLETSHTHTAEDILLSREMDEVERKKFDELEEEDERYDHFGGGGPILQLRPHDDDLDDDMESQRDGSVISRTAVYV, encoded by the exons ATGAACATGTCAGGACTGTTAAGCGCACTCATTCTCCTAATTATTCAAG GGTCATTGGCTCAGCGCGTGAGGGTGGAGCCAGAAGTCGTGTCATATCCTGGTCAGACAGTGACACTGCGATGCCAGTTTCCGAACCCAGGCGAAACCCAGCTCACTCAG GTGTCATGGATCTTTGAACCGACTGATGCAGAGCGAACCAACATTGCAGTTTTCCATCCAAATTTTGGAGCAAGTTACCCAGCGAAATCCCCTTTATCAGGACGTGTCAGTTTTGTAACAGATCCGCCTACTTTGGAGAACCCATCCATTAAGATCATAGAAGTGAAGATGACCGATGAGGGCCGATATATCTGTGAATATGCCACCTACCCTTCTGGCAACGAACAGGGAGTCACTTCGCTGATCATGCTTG CTAAACCGAAGAACTTAGCTACAACTGTCAGAGTTAACGCCGGCAAAACCCCAGTCATCGTGGCGCGCTGTGAATCATCCAATGGCCGTCCGGCAGCGACTATTTCTTGGTCCACGGCGCTTAACGGGAATGTGACGGCGCCAATTGAGACGGAAAATCCGGATAATACGTTCAGCGTCCAGAGTGCCTACATGCTGGTTCCGCAGCCGTCGGATAATGGCAAAGACATCAGCTGCGTGGTGTCACACCGTACCCTGACCCAACCTGAGACCTTCCCGATGAAACTTGTTGTTGAAT ATCCTCCCCAGGTGAAGATCGTAGGGTACGATAACAACTGGTACAGGGGTCGGACAAGTGCATATTTGATCTGTCAGGCAGATGGGAACCCTGTCCCCACCACTGTCACCTGGAGAAC TTTGTCTGGACTGATGCCTGAAAAGGTGCAGGTGCAGGAAAATCGGCTCGCTGTGCAGAATGTGGATGACACCATCAACACCACCTTCATCTGTGAGGTCAAAAACAGTTTGGGATACGGCAGAGATCAGATCTCCGTCTTCGTGAGGG AACAACCACCTCCCGCCTCAAACGCGGGCGTGATCGCTGGCGTGATCCTCGCGTGTTTTCTGGCCATCGCACTGTTAGGTGTCCTCATCTACTTCCTGGTATTCCATAATCGCCGCCAACAGCATGGTTACCGTGGCACCGGCAAGCCAGCCGGTGCTCCCTACGACTCCTTCACCCGCCTCTTTGGATCTGCCAAATCAAGCAAAAATGGCACCGGAAACAACGGAAACAACAACACGCCCATTTACAAGGGAGAGGTGGGGCTTAATGAGAAAACGGCCAATCTGGGAATGCACCCAGGGGGCGTGGCTCTGCTCGAgacctcacacactcacacagcggAGGATATCCTGCTTAGTAGAGAGATGGACGAAGTAGAAAGGAAGAAATTCGATGAACTGGAAGAAGAGGACGAGCGATACGATCATTTTGGTGGGGGTGGACCCATCCTACAGCTCCGCCCACATGACGATGACCTAGACGATGACATGGAGTCCCAAAGGGACGGCTCCGTGATTTCTCGGACTGCAGTCTACGTGTAG